The window TTGGCCCGGAATACATTATCCCAAAGCCCTTGGATTCCCGTGTGCTGCTTAAGGTCGCCCCTGCAGTGGCAAATGCCGCGGTGCAAAGCGGGGTGGCGAGAAAGAGTCTGCCGGGCCAGACCGCATACATCCAGCATTTGGAAGCCATGCTCGGGCCAGAGCGTGAAATCATGCGCAAGATCATCATCCGTGCTCAGCAAGGCCCCAAACGCATCGTGCTCCCCGAAGGGAATGATCCCGTAGTTTTGCGCGCTGCTCATCAGGCAGTCAACGAAGGGATCGCTCATCCCTTACTGCTGGGCAACGAAAAGGAAATCGGTTTTCTGGCCGGGGAGTTGCACATTGCTCTGGACGGCATAAGAATTCTGGATAGCCTTAAGAGCCCGCTTTTTCAAGACTTCGTTGAAAAGCTATTCCGCATGCGGGCGCGCAAAGGGTGGTCCATTGCTGAGACCCGCCGACAACTGCGCAGTCGCCACGTCTTTGGCGCGATGATGGTGAACGAAGGTCTGGTTGACGGGCAGGTTCACGGCATCGACCGTCCGTACCCGGATGCGATTCGGCCCGTCCTGCAGGTGATTCCACGGAGCCCCGGGGTTTCGAAAGTTTCGGGGGTGTATCTCATGATTTTCAGAGACCGCACCCTGCTTTTTGCCGATGCCACGGTGAACGTCTCCCCCACGTCGGAAGACCTTGCGGAAATTGCAATTCTGGCAGCGGAAAAGGCGGTGTTTTTTGACATGAAGCCAAGGGTGGCCATGCTTTCTTTTTCCAACTTCGGTAACACGCGCCACCCCGAATCCAAGCGTGTTGAACGGGCCGTAGGCATGGCCCGAGGGCGGAAGCCTGATCTGGTCATTGACGGCGAGATGCAAGCAGATACTGCCGTAGTCGAAGAGATTCTGTCCAGGGATTATCCTTTTAATCGCCTTGGGGCTCCAGCCAATGTTCTGGTTTTTCCTGACCTGGCCGCCTGCAATATAGCCTACAAACTCCTTGACCGCCTCGGGGGTGCAAAGGCGGTAGGCCCGCTTCTTATGGGTCTTAGCAAGCCCTTTAACGTTCTTCAGCGTGGTGCTAGTATGGAAGATGTGGTCAATGTCATCGCCATTACTGTTGCTCAGGCACAGGACCTGGAATGCAAGGAAAAACAGTGAGTAGCGATGGGCTTAGGTATGTGAAATTGCGGCACGAGAGATTAGCCGCACTTGGAAAATCCACAGGACCGACACATAAGACAGCCCCCCTCGTGCTCCAGTGTCCCACCGCAATCCGGGCAGGTTCCCATCAAGGTTGGCATGTCTGGGGTATCGATATTCGTGTAGTGTCTTATCACATGGGAAATGGCATCGGGACAGGAAAGAATCATTGTTCCATTTTGCCATATAGGTGATGGACAGCGGATGCCGGTGATCTGTTTAAGGATGGCCTCCACGCTAACTCCGCTGCGTAGTGCCAATGATATGAGGCGTCCGGCAGCCTCAATCTGGGAAGAGGCACACCCTCCGGTTTTGCCCATTTGGGCAAAGACTTCACATATTCCCTTATCGTCTTCATTGATGGTGACATAGAGTTTTCCGCAGCCGGTGTTGATTCGCTCAGTGGCCCCCCTTGTCAGAACCGGGCGTGTCCGCGGCACAATGGCATTTCCCTTTCTTTCCTCCCCCTTTCCGATATTGAGGACCTGGCGGCCACGACTTCCGTAGCGATAAATGGTCACACCCTTGCAACCGCTTTCATAGGCAAGCCTGAAAACCTTTTCTATGTCCTCAGGGGTAGCATCCTGTGAAAAATTCACTGTCTTGGACACACCGTTGTCCGTGTATTTTTGGAAGGCTGCCTGGATCCGGACATGCCACTCCGGTCCTATCTCATGAGCGGTCACAAAAAGCCTCTTAATCTTTTCGGGAATTCCTTCTATGTGTTGAATCGAGCCGGTCTGGGCAATTTCCTCAGCCAGCTTCTTGCTGTAGAAGCCGCTTTGCTTTGCCATCTGCTCAAACAGGGGATGTATCTCGAACAAAGTCTCCCCATCCAGAACCCTTCGTTCATAAGCCACTGCAAATATGGGCTCTACACCGCTGGAGCATCCCGCGATGATGC is drawn from Deltaproteobacteria bacterium and contains these coding sequences:
- a CDS encoding NADP-dependent malic enzyme, which gives rise to MFDEKRVLQYHKKPRPGKIEVIPSKACLSQSDLCLAYTPGVAVPCLKIKEDEDLSFEYTTRGNLVGVITNGSAVLGLGNIGPLAGKPVMEGKAVLFKRFGDLDVFDIEINTQDPDEFIRAVKLLEPTFGGINLEDIKAPECFYIEEQLIEQMSIPVFHDDQHGTAIISGAALVNACELTKRNMEHIRVVFNGAGAAAVACAKMYTQLGVKKENIILLDSNGVIHKGRTEGMNPYKEAFAVDTAMRTLEDTVKGADVLVGLSVKGAFTPELLSLMSEKPIIFALANPDPEIDYDVARDVRPDAIVATGRSDFPNQVNNVLGFPFIFRGALDVRATAINEEMKVAAVQALAELAREDVPDSVTKAYGGCKIQFGPEYIIPKPLDSRVLLKVAPAVANAAVQSGVARKSLPGQTAYIQHLEAMLGPEREIMRKIIIRAQQGPKRIVLPEGNDPVVLRAAHQAVNEGIAHPLLLGNEKEIGFLAGELHIALDGIRILDSLKSPLFQDFVEKLFRMRARKGWSIAETRRQLRSRHVFGAMMVNEGLVDGQVHGIDRPYPDAIRPVLQVIPRSPGVSKVSGVYLMIFRDRTLLFADATVNVSPTSEDLAEIAILAAEKAVFFDMKPRVAMLSFSNFGNTRHPESKRVERAVGMARGRKPDLVIDGEMQADTAVVEEILSRDYPFNRLGAPANVLVFPDLAACNIAYKLLDRLGGAKAVGPLLMGLSKPFNVLQRGASMEDVVNVIAITVAQAQDLECKEKQ